A section of the Patescibacteria group bacterium genome encodes:
- the prfA gene encoding peptide chain release factor 1, whose product MSTINQTTITNTRHELELIEAKLADPKIYASAESGKLVNRQRQLSERLSLYQQVSDAEADLVAATEMLSDADMKDFATEEVARLEPLIESLQSEIRIALIPIDPNDSKNAIIEIRAGAGGDESSIFAGDLLRMYARFCEDNSLKLSLLSESPNPAGGYKEVIAQISGDSPYGTLKYESGVHRVQRVPVTESAGRIHTSTATVAVLPEADQQDIEINQNELRVDVYRSSGNGGQSVNTTDSAVRITHLPSGIVVTCQDEKSQLKNKLKAMGVLRARLLDAQAQKEAQEMGDTRRGQIGTGDRSEKIRTYNYPQDRVTDHRIGYTAHNLAKVMDGGIQELLKALRDAATDKAVSSSS is encoded by the coding sequence ATGAGCACTATTAACCAAACCACCATTACCAATACGAGACATGAGCTTGAATTAATTGAGGCTAAATTAGCTGATCCTAAAATATACGCAAGTGCCGAATCGGGCAAATTAGTGAACCGACAAAGACAGCTTAGCGAAAGGCTGAGTCTGTACCAGCAAGTGAGTGATGCTGAGGCCGACCTTGTTGCTGCTACCGAAATGCTCTCAGATGCAGATATGAAAGACTTCGCGACTGAAGAAGTAGCCAGGCTAGAGCCTCTAATAGAATCATTACAGTCGGAGATAAGAATAGCTCTAATACCGATCGACCCTAATGATTCCAAAAATGCAATTATTGAAATTCGTGCTGGAGCAGGTGGCGATGAAAGCAGTATTTTTGCAGGCGATTTGCTACGAATGTATGCGAGGTTCTGCGAAGACAATAGCTTAAAACTGAGCCTCCTAAGTGAGAGCCCCAACCCAGCAGGTGGCTACAAGGAAGTAATTGCCCAAATTAGTGGTGATTCTCCTTATGGCACTCTAAAATATGAATCTGGTGTGCATAGGGTGCAGAGGGTGCCTGTCACCGAAAGTGCTGGAAGAATCCACACTTCTACCGCAACTGTAGCAGTACTGCCAGAGGCCGACCAGCAAGACATCGAGATTAACCAAAATGAACTCAGGGTGGATGTGTACAGGTCTAGTGGCAATGGTGGCCAGAGCGTAAATACCACCGATAGCGCCGTTCGAATCACTCACTTGCCTAGTGGCATTGTGGTGACTTGCCAGGACGAAAAATCGCAACTCAAAAATAAGCTTAAGGCTATGGGTGTGCTTAGAGCTAGGCTGCTAGATGCACAGGCCCAAAAAGAGGCCCAGGAGATGGGCGATACTCGCCGAGGGCAAATAGGTACTGGCGATAGAAGTGAAAAAATTCGTACTTACAACTACCCTCAAGACCGTGTCACAGACCACCGCATTGGCTACACGGCTCATAATCTAGCCAAGGTAATGGATGGGGGCATCCAAGAACTACTTAAAGCACTAAGAGATGCCGCCACAGATAAAGCCGTCTCTAGTTCATCATGA
- a CDS encoding TIGR00730 family Rossman fold protein has product MSESKIKPLSLEEIQKACLVTEPGDNNAQRVCRINEEITQGLELMSRYPKKVTFFGSARFDENHPDYIKARQLARRLSEELDYTVVTGGGGGIMEAASRGAFEAGGKSVAATIKIPHKQVTNEYITQEIPFQYFFTRKVVLAFAARMYIYFPGGFGTMDEFYEILTLVQTAKINRVPIVCVGAYFWETLNEHMHRSLMLPTGTIDAADMGLYTITDDEETIMQIARNAQARK; this is encoded by the coding sequence ATGAGCGAATCTAAAATAAAACCGCTTTCGCTAGAAGAGATCCAGAAGGCCTGCCTTGTCACAGAGCCTGGCGATAACAATGCCCAGCGAGTCTGCCGAATAAACGAAGAAATAACTCAGGGCCTTGAACTGATGAGTCGATACCCCAAAAAGGTGACTTTCTTTGGTTCTGCCCGCTTCGATGAAAACCACCCCGACTACATTAAGGCTCGCCAGCTTGCCCGGCGGCTCTCCGAAGAGCTTGACTACACCGTAGTAACAGGTGGCGGTGGGGGTATCATGGAGGCTGCCAGTCGGGGGGCATTCGAAGCAGGAGGCAAATCTGTAGCTGCCACCATAAAAATCCCGCACAAACAGGTTACAAATGAATACATCACTCAAGAAATACCCTTTCAATACTTTTTTACGCGCAAAGTTGTACTGGCTTTTGCAGCCCGAATGTATATTTATTTCCCGGGTGGCTTTGGCACCATGGATGAATTTTATGAAATATTGACGCTAGTGCAAACAGCCAAGATAAATCGCGTACCAATAGTATGTGTTGGCGCCTATTTCTGGGAGACTCTAAATGAACATATGCATCGCAGCCTGATGCTGCCAACCGGGACTATCGACGCGGCTGACATGGGCCTATATACGATTACAGATGATGAAGAAACTATTATGCAGATTGCTCGTAATGCTCAAGCTCGCAAATAA
- the prmC gene encoding peptide chain release factor N(5)-glutamine methyltransferase, with product MIIKVALQKAREQLIEADVSNPKLDSELLLANTLGEPKEWLIAHDNDELDEDSRLEFNKALARRVDREPVCYITNKLEFYGIDFFVDNRVLSPRVETELIAEQAISNAPRNSRLIDIGTGSGALAIAIAKHRPDLTITATEVSPLAMQVAKLNAKNLLGSHNKINFVEADVWKGIEGKFETIVTNLPYVSEDYKPNMKPEVQKEPSIALFGGKGDGLDLYRKFYSEISEHLVPGSIVYHESDPWQHSGLKKLASKQGLKLLLEEYLILGFSKGA from the coding sequence ATGATCATCAAAGTAGCACTGCAGAAAGCCAGAGAGCAGCTTATTGAGGCAGATGTAAGCAACCCCAAGCTAGATTCAGAACTGCTACTAGCAAATACTCTTGGCGAGCCCAAAGAGTGGCTTATAGCCCACGATAATGACGAGCTAGATGAAGATAGTAGATTAGAATTTAATAAGGCATTAGCACGCCGTGTGGACCGCGAGCCAGTATGCTATATCACCAACAAACTAGAGTTTTATGGCATAGACTTTTTTGTTGATAACAGAGTCTTGAGCCCAAGAGTTGAAACCGAGCTTATTGCCGAACAAGCCATTAGTAATGCTCCCAGAAACTCAAGGCTAATCGATATAGGCACCGGGAGTGGCGCGCTGGCTATAGCCATTGCCAAGCACCGCCCAGACCTCACAATTACCGCTACAGAAGTTTCTCCCCTAGCTATGCAAGTGGCCAAACTTAACGCCAAAAACCTACTAGGCAGCCATAATAAAATAAATTTTGTCGAGGCTGATGTCTGGAAAGGCATTGAAGGTAAATTTGAAACAATTGTCACCAATCTTCCGTATGTCTCAGAAGACTACAAGCCAAATATGAAGCCTGAGGTTCAAAAAGAGCCATCTATTGCACTTTTTGGCGGCAAAGGTGACGGCCTAGATTTGTATCGTAAATTTTACAGCGAAATTTCAGAGCATTTAGTGCCTGGTAGTATTGTCTATCACGAATCAGACCCCTGGCAGCACAGTGGCTTAAAGAAACTAGCCTCAAAGCAAGGACTTAAATTGCTGCTCGAGGAATACTTAATACTTGGCTTTTCAAAAGGAGCTTAG